A part of Antechinus flavipes isolate AdamAnt ecotype Samford, QLD, Australia chromosome 6, AdamAnt_v2, whole genome shotgun sequence genomic DNA contains:
- the EEF1G gene encoding elongation factor 1-gamma produces MAAGTLYTYPENWRAFKALIAAQYSGAQIRVLSAPPHFHFGQTNRTPEFLRKFPAGKVPAFEGDDGFCVFESNAIAHYVSNEDLRGSSPEAAAQVIQWVSFADSDIVPPASTWVFPTLGIMHYNKQATENAKDEVRRVLGLLDAHLKTRTFLVGERVTLADITVVCTLLWLYKQVLEPSFRQAFPNTNRWFLTCIHQPQFRAILGEVKLCEKMAQFDAKKFAESQPKKEAPRKEKGQREEKQKAQAERKEEKKAPATPGPEEEMDECEQALAAEPKAKDPFAHLPKSTFILDEFKRKYSNEDTATVALPYFWEHFDRDGWSLWYAEYRFPQELSQTFMSCNLITGMFQRLDKLRKNAFASVILFGTNNSSSISGVWVFRGQELAFPLSPDWQVDYESYTWRKLDPGSEEAQTMVREYFSWEGAFQHVGKPFNQGKIFK; encoded by the exons ATGGCGGCCGGG ACCCTGTACACGTACCCCGAAAACTGGCGGGCCTTCAAGGCCCTCATTGCTGCACAGTACAGTGGGGCCCAGATCCGCGTGCTGTCCGCACCTCCCCACTTCCACTTTGGTCAGACCAACCGCACCCCCGAATTCCTCCGGAAATTTCCCGCTGGCAAG GTTCCGGCATTTGAGGGTGATGATGGGTTCTGTGTGTTTGAAAGCAACGCCATCGCGCACTATG TGAGCAATGAAGACCTTCGAGGTTCTAGCCCAGAGGCAGCTGCCCAGGTGATCCAGTGGGTGAGCTTTGCCGACAGTGACATTGTTCCTCCGGCCAGTACCTGGGTGTTCCCCACCCTTGGCATCATGCACTACAACAAGCAG GCCACGGAGAACGCGAAAGACGAGGTGAGGCGAGTGCTGGGGCTCCTGGACGCCCACCTGAAGACTCGGACTTTCCTGGTGGGGGAGCGAGTGACTCTGGCTGACATCACGGTTGTGTGCACCCTGTTGTGGCTGTATAAGCAG GTCCTGGAGCCGTCGTTCCGGCAGGCCTTTCCCAACACCAACCGCTGGTTCCTCACCTGCATTCACCAGCCCCAGTTCCGGGCGATCTTGGGAGAGGTGAAGCTCTGTGAGAAAATGGCCCAGTTCGATG CTAAAAAGTTTGCTGAGAGTCAGCCTAAGAAGGAGGCCCCCCGAAAAGAGAAGGGACAACGAGAGGAGAAGCAGAAGGCCCAGGCGGAgcggaaggaagagaagaaggcgCCCGCCACCCCCGGCCCTGAGGAGGAGATGGACGAGTGCGAGCAGGCGCTGGCTGCGGAGCCCAAGGCCAAGGATCCCTTCGCCCACCTGCCCAAGAG CACCTTTATATTGGATGAGTTTAAGCGGAAGTACTCCAACGAGGACACCGCCACGGTGGCCCTGCCCTACTTCTGGGAGCACTTCGACCGCGACGGCTGGTCCCTGTGGTACGCCGAGTACCGCTTCCCCCAGGAGCTCAGCCAGACCTTCATGAGCTGCAACCTCATCACCG GGATGTTCCAGCGCCTGGACAAGCTGAGGAAGAACGCCTTTGCCAGCGTCATCCTTTTTGGCACCAACAATAGCAGCTCCATTTCTGGAGTCTGGGTCTTCCGGGGCCAGGAGCTCGCCTTCCCG CTCAGTCCAGACTGGCAGGTGGATTATGAGTCCTACACGTGGCGTAAGCTGGACCCTGGCAGTGAGGAGGCCCAGACGATGGTCCGAGAGTACTTTTCCTGGGAGGGGGCCTTCCAGCACGTGGGCAAACCCTTCAATCAGGGCAAGATCTTCAAGTGA